AGCGAATACCTCTTAACTAATCTTTAGTGTTTCTATTATTTTACGCACCGTGTCGTCATTAATCTCGTTTTAACAATTAATAGTGCAGAAACATTTTCCTGAATTTTCCTAAAATAATCGACGTCATAGTAAGCAAAAGAGTAATTGGTTCGTAAATGATGCAGTCTTTACAATGCATCCCAATGAAGAACTGTAGTGGCTTCCCATAAACATGCATCAATCGAGAAGCAACTATCTCTCAGTAAGCAGAACATTCGTTtacaaagaaaacattttatttcttgaaattcaaaaattagtTGATTGTtctgtccagggcagaggccaaATAAATTCACTGAACCTAAATTAGTACTCAAGAATTAAActgaaaaatcatgaaatttgatGGAGGATTCTAAAAATGATTTCGTCGACACCAGAGGAGACTTATCAGACGATGCCTCACCTCTTGCAGTTCTTAACGCTCCTTTTTGTAATTCGCAAAACAAAAGGTGGGTGTCAAATTAAGAAGGCAAATCCGCCAAATTTCAGACCAAACCGGagttaaattttttgtttagtaattgagggatcctaagtatGCACTTAATTGATGTCGGACAGTACAAAATGCGGAGCAACTTGGTCCCTCTGGACCATCAAAAGTGAGAGAAAATTTCTTTCTATTTGGTCCGGTGCGACATCAAGCGAAGGCGGAGTTAAGATACCTCAATTCCCAAAGCAAAAAGGATTCTAACCTCTTGGGGCAACCAATCTAGTTACCAAAACTGCCGATGGTAAAGTCAAATAAATTGCGAACAGCCCTGTTGAGCGCTTATCTTTCTTTCTTGGCAAATACTTATCGCAAACAtatcataaatttattttctttgaattcTTTATTCCATTGAATCCGTAAATATTTTGAGTATTTTTCCTAACCAAAGAAACACAAAAGTTTTTAGATTTACGTAATATGGATGTTGACGCCTGTTTTCATAAGATAAACAGGTTTCAGGCAtatcttattttttcttttttcaacaaACCAATTTGGAGTAATCCACAGACTGCATGTACTGTACAGAAAACATAATACCCAGTAACAGTTACCTTAACCACTAAGTCAGTCGTATCTTAAATCCACAATAAATTACATTGGGCTCATATCCTTGAATAAATATACATAGATATTATAACTACACAATTGCACCACTTATAGTTTCCTAATTCACCCAAGCGGATGGTCTCCCCTCCACCCGATATCCAGAGAACACTTCAGAACGCCTTGAAGGATGTTCAGCAGCAAAGTACGTTGGAATCGGTTCAATTGTAGCCACCTTTTGACTATTTTTAATTGCTGACACAACAAGAAGGAAGATGGCCAACTTTCCAACGATTATTGATTTTAGCAATAATAATTTCAGCTTCGCTACGAGAAACGGCAAAATTGATGATTGTATTAGAAAGGGCAGAATGAAAAGCGGCAGAACTTTCATCATAACCCCACCATCCTTCTCTTTTTTCTTCCGGCCTGTAATGGATGAAATAAGTAAAGAAATTATTTTGGAAGTATCTTATCTTAGTTGAATAATGAATTTATTCGGATTGTAGACCACACCTAAATCAGTAAATTTAAGATTTATCCTTTTTTAcaaggacaaaggacagaggTAACGTAGGAGTGCGGAGGTAgtcagaaatcaaagaaataataCAATTCATTACCATCATTCGAATCCGAAAGCCAGTTTCCTGCTAAAATATCCTTCACATATTCCTGGTCAATATTAACACTGACAACTTCCCGACTCATATCAAGAGTCACATTAACATCGGGGCCAATTTCGTATTTAAGAACTCCC
The window above is part of the Hermetia illucens chromosome 3, iHerIll2.2.curated.20191125, whole genome shotgun sequence genome. Proteins encoded here:
- the LOC119652408 gene encoding uncharacterized protein LOC119652408; the protein is MINAATLRLILAFLVIFNVANADNNESVKSEYLSEATSDESGKSLRAFDANPGERIGPFKNIFAGIFTNYKSTYLGNLTASEHQKDFRLEQETTVKPLTETPEKVKTSKKSKKHRKRKKKRVHTMGRKQPSDNEGVLKYEIGPDVNVTLDMSREVVSVNIDQEYVKDILAGNWLSDSNDGRKKKEKDGGVMMKVLPLFILPFLIQSSILPFLVAKLKLLLLKSIIVGKLAIFLLVVSAIKNSQKVATIEPIPTYFAAEHPSRRSEVFSGYRVEGRPSAWVN